The following proteins are co-located in the Candidatus Nanosynbacter sp. HMT-352 genome:
- a CDS encoding STAS-like domain-containing protein gives MIIHLQPVVGSFAENKEKAKELRVNKIMPTLAQRKKVTLDFKGVDGATQSFIHALISDPIRKYGDEAYDKLYYKNINEDVKEIVSTVYRYMQESLDGGSGE, from the coding sequence ATGATCATCCATTTGCAGCCAGTTGTCGGCTCGTTTGCTGAGAATAAAGAAAAGGCTAAGGAGCTGCGTGTAAACAAAATTATGCCAACCCTAGCTCAGCGAAAAAAAGTCACATTAGATTTCAAAGGCGTTGATGGTGCAACCCAGTCGTTTATTCACGCTCTCATCAGCGATCCAATCCGCAAGTATGGCGACGAAGCCTACGATAAGTTGTACTATAAAAATATCAACGAAGATGTGAAAGAAATCGTATCTACGGTCTACCGATACATGCAAGAAAGCCTAGACGGTGGGAGTGGCGAATAA
- a CDS encoding ATP-binding protein — protein sequence MRVFLSNQGNLRNIQTFLRSIDWSKPKELEIATHDKWITVHPANLALVAALAMQVGKNKTKIIGTVPATGIYLDRMGLYNLASTVSPFTYQEKEAAGRFVPLTVIKTPEDQSYFIAEMIPLLHLPEKDAMVIKYIIGELVRNVLEHANAKCGAIVAAQYYKKTNKVSIAICDTGIGIWKSMNETWHPKDDLEAVRYSLTPGITGTTSREGGTSENAGAGLFFIKSIAKITRSYFTIYSGKAEYTLLKNRTDQKSITLYADPFRDNSRRTNDLGDFHGTLVAVDIALDNTPEFKAIMSHIGSVYGEAIRERKRIKYRRPNFI from the coding sequence ATGAGGGTATTTCTGTCGAATCAGGGGAACTTGCGCAATATACAAACCTTTTTGCGGTCTATTGATTGGTCTAAACCTAAAGAGCTGGAAATTGCGACGCACGATAAATGGATAACAGTTCACCCGGCTAACCTTGCCTTGGTGGCTGCTTTGGCCATGCAAGTTGGTAAGAATAAAACGAAAATTATTGGTACAGTCCCAGCTACCGGTATTTATCTTGATAGAATGGGGCTTTACAACTTAGCAAGCACAGTATCGCCATTTACATATCAAGAAAAAGAAGCAGCTGGGCGATTTGTGCCGCTAACTGTCATAAAAACACCCGAAGACCAATCTTATTTTATCGCCGAAATGATACCATTGCTGCACCTGCCGGAAAAGGACGCTATGGTTATCAAATATATTATTGGCGAACTGGTGCGCAATGTTTTAGAGCATGCTAACGCAAAGTGCGGCGCTATCGTTGCCGCGCAATACTATAAAAAAACGAATAAAGTCAGTATCGCCATCTGTGATACCGGTATAGGAATCTGGAAAAGCATGAACGAGACGTGGCATCCAAAAGATGATCTGGAAGCGGTACGGTACAGTCTTACTCCGGGCATAACAGGAACAACTTCGCGAGAGGGTGGTACGAGTGAAAATGCTGGTGCCGGATTGTTTTTTATTAAATCAATTGCCAAGATTACCCGCAGTTATTTTACGATATACAGCGGCAAGGCAGAATATACGCTGCTGAAAAATAGGACCGACCAAAAATCGATTACATTATACGCCGACCCGTTTCGCGACAATAGTAGGCGGACTAATGATTTGGGAGATTTTCACGGCACGCTAGTTGCTGTAGACATCGCGCTGGATAACACACCAGAGTTTAAAGCAATCATGTCTCATATTGGCAGCGTATACGGCGAAGCGATTCGTGAACGAAAGAGAATAAAATACAGGAGGCCAAATTTTATATGA
- a CDS encoding restriction endonuclease, with product MKLKFDPNQQYQLDAINAVVNVFAGQPADSDDATRHMDQDGQLSLEATIAKGNSLTLDVAQIIENTHKIQEKNGIEKSETNEDGFSSPMTFPLEISEKSLNHGMNFSIEMETGTGKTYVYLRTIHELHQYYGWKKFIIVVPSVAIREGVLKNLAITREHFANLYNKPEMDYYVWDSKKTGQAREFATNDTLQIMVITIDSFAKAQNVMNRQSDYGRPLDFIKATHPVVILDEPQNMETDIRRNAIASLNPLCTLRYSATHKHLYNLLYRLTPVDAYDKGLVKKIEVHSVQSEDNYNDAYINVLSLERQSKTRSFAKIEVDASDEYGLQRKVIKAFPGDDLEVKTGRSVYAGYYVESINHDDDCVEFSNGKVVYVGQRDESLHDDIIKRQIELTIDDHFDKQRRLGNGVKVLSLFFIDKVANYREYTANGAKKGKFAKWFEEAYAKVASKPKYAGVMEGLLASEVHDGYFAADKSGQWKDSRDTKGEGGRTKDDDTAYNLIMKDKERLLDTGEPLRFIFSHSALREGWDNPNVFQICTLNETSSQMKKRQEIGRGLRLPVNVDGQRVYDDSVNILTVVANESYAEFSRKLQTEIEEETGIHFGGRIKNRDNRQVVSFQKSRALDPAFKELWDKIKHKTTYRVAIDTDKLVTEVAGELAQVTISKPHIAETKTLIDSMNSDSGFMVRETGFNTYAARQTEVKIPNLLADIQRQTQMTRRVIFDVLDQAGMFEQIAINPQQVIDETAQAINRVKQRLAVDGVKYHRTGEYYDMTLFENDELQAYLYDAAMKSGAVAVTDLAKTIYDYVAVDSEVEREFMQSLEDNTDVKFYIKLPSWFKIDTPVGKYNPDWAVAFDGDERIYFVAETKGSDDINDNHLSANERAKITAARQHFAEINVPYAAPVRSLRQALTMVGDGNCDT from the coding sequence ATGAAACTAAAATTCGACCCCAACCAGCAGTACCAACTCGACGCCATCAATGCGGTGGTGAATGTATTTGCTGGGCAGCCAGCAGATAGTGACGATGCGACTCGTCATATGGATCAGGATGGGCAGTTAAGCTTGGAGGCAACGATAGCCAAGGGAAATAGCCTGACGCTAGATGTGGCGCAGATAATTGAGAATACACATAAAATTCAAGAGAAAAATGGTATCGAGAAAAGTGAAACCAACGAAGATGGCTTTAGTTCTCCAATGACTTTCCCACTAGAAATTAGTGAAAAATCTCTGAATCACGGTATGAACTTCTCCATTGAGATGGAGACCGGCACAGGTAAAACGTATGTGTACTTGCGGACGATTCATGAGCTACACCAGTATTATGGTTGGAAGAAGTTTATCATCGTGGTGCCGAGTGTGGCGATTCGTGAGGGTGTGCTGAAGAATTTGGCGATTACCCGAGAACACTTCGCCAATCTCTATAACAAGCCGGAGATGGACTACTACGTCTGGGACAGCAAGAAGACAGGTCAGGCTCGTGAGTTTGCGACGAACGATACCTTGCAGATCATGGTGATTACTATTGATAGCTTTGCTAAGGCACAGAATGTGATGAATCGGCAGAGTGACTATGGCCGGCCGCTCGATTTCATCAAGGCTACTCACCCGGTAGTTATTCTCGATGAGCCGCAGAATATGGAGACGGACATACGGCGGAATGCTATTGCCAGCCTCAATCCGCTGTGCACGTTGCGCTATAGTGCCACACACAAGCACTTATATAATTTGCTTTATCGGCTGACTCCGGTCGATGCCTATGACAAAGGCTTGGTCAAGAAGATCGAGGTGCATAGTGTCCAGAGTGAGGACAATTATAATGATGCGTATATCAATGTATTGTCACTGGAGCGTCAGTCGAAGACTCGCTCATTTGCCAAGATAGAGGTGGATGCGAGTGATGAGTATGGCTTGCAACGCAAGGTCATTAAGGCGTTTCCGGGTGACGATTTGGAGGTAAAAACGGGACGTTCGGTCTATGCCGGCTACTATGTCGAGTCGATCAATCACGATGATGATTGCGTCGAGTTCAGTAATGGTAAGGTAGTTTACGTTGGTCAGCGTGATGAAAGTCTACATGATGACATCATCAAGCGACAGATTGAGCTGACGATTGATGATCATTTTGATAAACAGCGCCGACTGGGGAATGGTGTCAAGGTGCTGAGCCTATTCTTTATCGATAAAGTGGCAAATTATCGTGAGTATACGGCGAATGGTGCTAAGAAAGGTAAATTTGCCAAGTGGTTTGAAGAAGCCTACGCCAAGGTAGCGTCTAAACCAAAATATGCCGGCGTGATGGAAGGTTTGTTGGCGAGTGAGGTGCATGACGGCTACTTTGCGGCGGACAAGAGTGGTCAGTGGAAAGACTCTCGTGACACTAAGGGCGAGGGCGGTCGTACTAAGGATGATGATACGGCGTATAACTTGATCATGAAAGACAAGGAAAGACTACTGGATACCGGCGAGCCGTTGCGGTTTATCTTTAGCCACTCCGCACTACGTGAGGGCTGGGATAATCCTAATGTGTTCCAAATTTGTACGCTTAACGAAACGTCGAGCCAAATGAAAAAGCGCCAAGAAATCGGACGAGGACTGCGTCTGCCGGTGAATGTTGACGGACAGCGAGTGTATGATGATAGCGTCAATATACTGACAGTAGTGGCCAACGAAAGTTATGCAGAGTTTAGTCGTAAGCTCCAGACGGAAATTGAGGAAGAAACGGGCATTCACTTTGGTGGGCGAATCAAGAATCGTGATAATCGGCAAGTCGTCAGCTTTCAGAAATCACGGGCGCTTGATCCGGCTTTCAAGGAATTATGGGATAAAATTAAACATAAAACGACCTACCGGGTGGCAATTGATACAGACAAGTTAGTGACGGAGGTGGCAGGTGAATTAGCGCAGGTCACTATTAGCAAACCGCATATCGCTGAGACAAAAACACTGATTGATTCTATGAATAGCGACAGCGGTTTTATGGTACGTGAGACTGGTTTTAACACGTATGCGGCACGCCAAACTGAGGTAAAGATACCGAATTTATTAGCGGATATTCAGCGTCAGACACAAATGACCCGCCGGGTGATATTTGATGTGCTTGATCAGGCGGGGATGTTTGAGCAGATTGCTATTAATCCACAGCAGGTTATTGATGAAACAGCTCAAGCGATTAATCGGGTGAAGCAACGCTTGGCAGTTGATGGTGTTAAATATCACAGGACAGGCGAGTATTATGACATGACATTGTTTGAGAATGATGAACTACAGGCATACTTGTATGATGCAGCGATGAAGAGTGGGGCAGTTGCAGTGACCGACCTGGCAAAAACCATCTACGATTATGTGGCGGTTGATTCGGAAGTTGAGCGTGAATTCATGCAGTCGCTGGAGGACAATACCGACGTTAAGTTTTATATTAAGCTACCAAGTTGGTTCAAGATTGATACACCGGTTGGTAAGTATAATCCAGATTGGGCAGTAGCGTTTGACGGCGATGAGCGGATTTACTTTGTTGCCGAGACGAAAGGCTCAGATGATATTAATGATAATCACTTGAGTGCTAATGAACGAGCTAAAATTACTGCGGCCCGCCAGCATTTTGCAGAAATTAATGTACCATATGCGGCGCCGGTGCGGAGTTTGCGGCAGGCGTTGACTATGGTCGGAGATGGTAATTGTGACACCTGA
- a CDS encoding site-specific DNA-methyltransferase gives MNGYNDNIHQQQIDKLVQLFPEVVTEGKIDWQKLQSTLGEAVDLGERYGLGWKGKGDVFAAIQEKTVQTLHLDRANSVDWDTTGNMFIEGDNLATLKILHKAYYGKVKMIYIDPPYNTGNDFIYNDDFKQTRRSYETEAGITDDEGNVVRDDGLRTNTGGHKHSNWLNMMYPRLFLARNLLRQDGVIFVSIDDNEVHNLRLMMNEIFGEENFVAQIVWERAYAPVNLKHHFSESHDYIVCFARNIGLLDKLSLKRNEAADARYKNPDNDPRGIWQSDNFSVGPANQKNIYEIITPSGRRVLPPSGYSWRFSEKKTQELIADNRVWFGASGSGVPRYKRFLSEVKDGVTPMTVWKYTDVGHSQDATKEVKDLFDGVAYFDYPKPVKLIKQLASLCTDGNDIILDFFSGSGTTAHAVAELNAEDGGNRRWICVQLPELTDEKSEAYKAGYRTIADIARERIRRAGAKIQADQADKLASRSVPLDLGFRAYRVGDSNFKQWNELVSDPEEIRQQALANLDPLEEGTTDDDLLTELLLKRGISPLAQIDQHDDFCFVSSEKLVICLVHSMTEELFATILAAKPSSIIILDRAFGDDINLKVNLLLQAERQGVEVEVV, from the coding sequence ATGAACGGCTACAACGACAACATACATCAACAACAGATTGACAAGCTGGTACAGCTCTTCCCCGAGGTGGTCACCGAAGGTAAGATTGACTGGCAGAAACTCCAGTCGACACTGGGCGAGGCGGTTGATTTGGGTGAGCGCTACGGCCTCGGATGGAAGGGCAAGGGCGACGTCTTCGCTGCTATCCAGGAGAAGACCGTCCAGACGCTCCACCTCGACCGGGCGAATTCCGTCGATTGGGATACGACGGGCAATATGTTTATCGAGGGCGATAACCTGGCGACGCTGAAGATTTTGCACAAGGCGTATTATGGCAAGGTTAAGATGATCTATATCGACCCGCCCTACAATACTGGTAATGATTTCATTTACAACGACGATTTCAAGCAGACACGCCGTAGCTATGAGACAGAGGCGGGCATCACTGATGATGAGGGTAATGTTGTGCGAGATGACGGCCTGCGCACCAATACCGGCGGGCACAAGCACAGCAACTGGCTGAACATGATGTATCCACGCCTCTTTTTGGCACGCAACCTGCTTCGCCAAGACGGCGTCATCTTCGTCTCGATCGACGACAACGAAGTCCACAACCTCCGACTGATGATGAATGAGATATTTGGGGAGGAGAATTTTGTAGCGCAGATTGTGTGGGAGCGAGCATATGCGCCAGTTAATCTAAAGCATCATTTTTCGGAGAGTCATGATTATATCGTTTGTTTCGCGCGTAATATTGGTTTGTTGGATAAACTGTCTTTAAAGCGCAATGAGGCGGCTGATGCACGATATAAAAATCCAGACAATGACCCACGAGGTATATGGCAGAGTGATAATTTCTCAGTTGGACCAGCAAATCAAAAGAATATTTATGAAATTATAACACCGAGCGGACGAAGGGTATTGCCTCCGAGTGGATATTCTTGGCGTTTCTCGGAAAAGAAAACACAAGAGTTAATAGCCGATAATCGTGTTTGGTTTGGAGCTAGTGGCAGTGGTGTTCCACGCTATAAGCGCTTTTTATCAGAGGTTAAAGACGGTGTAACACCAATGACGGTTTGGAAATACACTGACGTTGGACATTCGCAAGATGCGACAAAAGAAGTGAAGGATTTGTTTGACGGTGTTGCGTATTTTGACTATCCAAAACCAGTTAAGCTGATTAAGCAGCTAGCGAGTTTGTGTACTGATGGCAACGATATTATTCTCGACTTTTTCTCCGGCTCCGGAACCACCGCCCATGCTGTTGCCGAACTTAACGCCGAAGATGGCGGCAATCGCCGCTGGATTTGCGTGCAGTTACCTGAGCTGACTGATGAGAAGTCGGAGGCTTATAAAGCTGGCTACCGCACCATTGCTGACATTGCTCGTGAGCGCATCCGTCGGGCGGGTGCCAAAATCCAGGCTGACCAGGCGGATAAGCTAGCGTCTCGCAGTGTCCCGCTTGACCTTGGTTTTCGGGCGTATCGGGTGGGTGATAGCAATTTCAAGCAGTGGAACGAGCTGGTTTCCGACCCGGAGGAAATTCGCCAGCAGGCGCTCGCCAATCTCGATCCGCTGGAGGAGGGCACGACCGATGACGACTTGCTGACCGAGCTCCTGCTCAAGCGTGGTATCTCACCGCTGGCGCAGATAGATCAGCATGACGACTTCTGCTTTGTCTCGTCCGAAAAGCTCGTCATTTGCCTGGTGCACTCCATGACAGAAGAGTTATTTGCGACCATCCTCGCCGCCAAACCATCATCCATCATCATCCTCGACCGAGCTTTCGGCGACGACATAAATCTAAAAGTAAACCTACTCCTGCAAGCCGAGCGGCAAGGTGTTGAGGTGGAGGTGGTGTGA
- a CDS encoding TrlF family AAA-like ATPase: MRDFPRGSEWRRWDLHVHTKGTNKNDQFKSKDFKAFCEVLFRKAIDNDIAAIGVTDYFSIDNYKKVKDYVKNIDDETNFTEDEKRQIKNILILPNVELRMLPATDKGRLVNIHFIFNPEEDFIDYLDNNFFSKLKCGNYLMNRRGVIEYGKSLLGNNQKSDDAAAYKKGINEFHLETSQIKDVLEDKKIADNAVVVVCNSKKDGASAFQEHYDLFEGEPGSLDGIRRGIYHISDMVFSSNEGDREYFLGQKSDSPTEVREKCGSLKPCIHGSDAHTEDKLFAPDNDRYCWIKGDLTFDGLKQLRCEPEDRVYIGKEPPLLERVASNKTKYIESLNIRKKAGYNGKNGIWFDGVSLELNKELVAIIGNKGNGKSALSDIIGLLGNTHNAGDKQNNLSFLTTKKFKKKGYAENFEANLVWSDGSGADEGICLADETDKNAPEKVRYLPQNYFERLTNDLEAEGFESTLKSVIFAHIPEQDRLGCGSFDELIENKTRVIDSDLSTIRNDVNSISGSIIKLEEKKHPDYLNKINEQIKEKEKELKSHMTNKPEEVADPSKDHSSETKVKKSKTYKIIEQLNQQNVELTGEIEKAKQRLNTVTRNKEEAKQLTDKISQLELSLTKFKQENGDVFSKFKLNIDEIIKVSFDKKAINEKLKEINKELDDLGGKLRSKKDIDADQSIKSDVDREKVYQSSFVASQEIVQQEIKCKSDELSKPEKEYQAYIEKLAQWERRKKDIEGDNGKVDSLKYLKAEKRYIERKLDNDLSEKRKDRLDKSLEIFNKQREIINIYNTLKKSVDSAISQGGEFANKFNMMIDVSFKLDEGFVDNFLGYINKTKKGTFQNADTGTVSAMLDSMNLSEEDGVRQLLDTSIRWLEEDERNESDIQKRNISDQVNKVKEFYDFLFSLEYLTPSYDLKQDGKSLDQLSPGEKGAVLLVFYLMIDKEDIPLIVDQPEDNLDNKSVFEVLTHFIRIAKKRRQIIMVTHNPNLAVGADAEQIIYTRLDKTSGKNKFSVECGSIENVNINKRIVDILEGTKPAFDKRKLRYREEL; the protein is encoded by the coding sequence ATGCGTGATTTTCCTCGTGGATCCGAATGGCGCAGATGGGATCTGCATGTACATACTAAGGGTACGAATAAAAATGATCAGTTTAAAAGCAAAGACTTTAAAGCATTTTGTGAGGTATTGTTTCGCAAAGCCATAGATAACGATATAGCAGCAATTGGCGTAACAGACTATTTTAGTATAGATAATTATAAAAAGGTCAAAGACTACGTTAAAAATATTGATGATGAAACGAACTTTACTGAGGATGAGAAGAGGCAGATAAAAAACATCTTGATATTGCCAAATGTAGAGCTGAGAATGCTTCCAGCTACGGATAAAGGTAGGCTTGTAAATATACACTTTATTTTTAATCCGGAAGAAGATTTTATTGACTATCTTGATAATAACTTTTTTAGTAAGTTGAAATGCGGTAACTACCTAATGAACAGACGGGGTGTAATCGAGTATGGCAAGTCATTATTAGGTAATAACCAGAAGTCAGATGACGCCGCCGCTTATAAAAAAGGGATAAATGAGTTTCATCTAGAGACTAGTCAAATCAAGGATGTGCTTGAAGATAAGAAGATTGCCGACAATGCAGTAGTTGTTGTTTGTAATTCAAAAAAAGACGGAGCCTCTGCTTTTCAAGAGCATTATGATTTATTTGAAGGTGAGCCTGGTAGTCTAGATGGCATAAGAAGAGGTATCTATCATATTTCTGATATGGTATTTTCGAGCAATGAAGGTGACAGGGAATATTTTTTGGGACAGAAAAGTGATAGTCCAACGGAAGTAAGGGAAAAGTGCGGTTCATTGAAGCCTTGCATTCACGGTAGTGATGCTCATACTGAAGATAAGCTTTTTGCTCCAGATAATGATCGATATTGTTGGATTAAGGGAGATTTAACATTTGACGGGTTAAAGCAACTGAGGTGTGAGCCAGAAGATCGGGTTTATATTGGTAAAGAGCCGCCGCTATTGGAAAGAGTAGCTAGTAATAAAACAAAATACATAGAGTCATTGAATATAAGAAAGAAAGCTGGCTATAACGGTAAAAATGGTATTTGGTTTGATGGAGTGAGTCTAGAGCTTAACAAGGAACTGGTGGCTATAATAGGAAACAAGGGAAATGGAAAAAGTGCACTATCTGATATTATTGGTTTATTAGGTAATACTCATAATGCTGGCGATAAGCAGAATAATCTTTCTTTTTTAACAACAAAGAAGTTTAAGAAGAAGGGGTATGCTGAGAACTTTGAGGCAAATCTTGTATGGTCTGATGGCTCTGGTGCAGACGAGGGAATATGTCTAGCTGATGAAACTGATAAGAATGCACCAGAAAAAGTAAGGTATCTTCCTCAAAATTATTTCGAACGGTTAACTAATGACCTAGAAGCTGAGGGGTTTGAGAGCACGCTTAAGAGTGTTATTTTCGCCCACATACCAGAACAAGATAGGCTGGGCTGCGGGTCGTTTGATGAGTTGATAGAGAATAAAACTCGGGTAATAGATTCTGACTTGAGTACGATACGAAATGACGTGAATAGTATCTCAGGAAGTATTATTAAGCTTGAAGAGAAGAAACATCCTGACTACCTGAATAAAATAAACGAACAAATTAAAGAAAAAGAAAAAGAACTCAAGTCTCATATGACTAATAAGCCGGAGGAGGTTGCAGACCCATCAAAAGATCATAGCTCTGAAACGAAAGTAAAGAAATCAAAAACATATAAGATCATTGAGCAGCTCAATCAGCAGAACGTTGAATTAACTGGAGAGATTGAGAAGGCAAAACAAAGATTAAATACAGTTACTCGGAATAAAGAGGAAGCTAAACAACTAACTGACAAGATATCGCAACTAGAACTAAGCCTGACTAAGTTTAAGCAGGAAAACGGAGATGTCTTTAGCAAATTCAAACTAAACATAGATGAGATTATAAAAGTTAGTTTTGATAAAAAAGCAATTAACGAGAAGCTTAAAGAAATAAATAAAGAACTAGATGATTTAGGGGGGAAATTACGATCAAAAAAGGATATTGATGCAGACCAAAGCATTAAGAGTGATGTGGATAGGGAAAAGGTATATCAAAGTAGCTTTGTAGCTAGCCAAGAAATAGTCCAGCAGGAGATTAAATGCAAGTCAGATGAACTGAGTAAGCCGGAAAAAGAATACCAGGCATATATAGAAAAACTTGCGCAGTGGGAGAGACGCAAAAAAGATATTGAAGGAGACAATGGTAAAGTCGACAGTCTGAAGTATCTTAAGGCGGAGAAGCGATACATTGAAAGGAAGTTGGATAATGATTTGTCAGAAAAAAGAAAAGACAGACTGGATAAATCTTTAGAAATATTTAATAAACAGCGGGAAATTATCAATATATACAATACCCTTAAGAAGTCTGTTGACAGTGCAATTTCGCAAGGTGGTGAATTCGCTAATAAATTTAATATGATGATTGATGTTAGCTTTAAACTTGATGAGGGATTTGTAGATAATTTCCTTGGATATATTAATAAAACAAAAAAAGGTACGTTCCAGAATGCTGATACTGGGACTGTTAGTGCAATGCTTGACTCTATGAATCTATCAGAGGAAGACGGAGTAAGGCAATTGCTTGACACTTCGATAAGATGGCTGGAAGAAGACGAGCGCAATGAGAGTGATATACAAAAGCGAAACATATCTGATCAAGTAAACAAAGTGAAGGAATTCTACGATTTCTTGTTTTCGTTAGAGTATTTGACGCCAAGCTACGATTTGAAACAAGACGGAAAAAGTCTTGATCAATTGTCGCCAGGAGAAAAAGGTGCTGTACTGTTGGTATTCTACTTGATGATTGACAAAGAAGATATACCACTAATCGTGGATCAGCCTGAGGATAATCTTGATAATAAAAGTGTCTTTGAAGTCCTCACGCATTTTATACGAATTGCAAAAAAGCGTCGTCAGATAATAATGGTCACTCATAACCCAAACTTGGCTGTGGGTGCGGATGCGGAGCAGATTATATATACAAGACTAGATAAAACTAGTGGCAAGAATAAGTTCTCTGTTGAATGCGGTTCAATAGAAAATGTTAATATTAATAAGCGGATCGTGGACATTCTCGAAGGTACTAAACCGGCATTTGATAAAAGAAAGCTACGGTATAGAGAAGAGCTGTGA
- the radC gene encoding RadC family protein: MKVLDKPKIDRPREKLARYGTARLSDLELLMAIIGSGNARADVGKIAREVLKILRQKGGDVSYDDLRSVVGLGEAKIPVILASLELARRYLLDSDQPIIDSPEKAVELLADIRDKKQEYFVCLTLDGANRLIAKRVVTIGTLTASLVHPREVFADAIADRAASIIVAHNHPSGSLEASQADREVTHRLRQAGELLGISLVDHIILTKHSYKSIT; this comes from the coding sequence ATGAAAGTGCTCGACAAGCCGAAAATTGATCGTCCCCGCGAGAAGTTGGCACGTTACGGTACGGCGCGGCTGAGCGACTTGGAGCTGTTGATGGCGATTATTGGCAGCGGTAATGCTCGGGCCGATGTCGGCAAGATTGCGCGCGAGGTGCTGAAAATTTTGCGTCAAAAGGGCGGTGATGTTTCGTATGATGATCTGCGTAGTGTGGTTGGTTTGGGTGAAGCGAAAATCCCGGTGATTTTGGCGAGTTTGGAACTGGCGCGGCGGTACTTGCTGGACAGCGACCAGCCAATCATCGACAGTCCAGAAAAGGCGGTCGAGCTACTGGCCGACATTCGCGACAAAAAGCAGGAATATTTTGTTTGCCTGACACTGGACGGTGCGAATCGTTTGATTGCCAAGCGGGTGGTGACTATCGGTACGTTGACGGCCAGCCTGGTACACCCGCGCGAGGTTTTCGCCGACGCCATCGCCGATCGTGCCGCCAGCATCATCGTGGCACATAATCATCCGAGCGGGAGTTTGGAGGCGAGTCAAGCAGACCGGGAAGTAACGCACCGTTTACGCCAGGCGGGTGAACTGTTAGGAATTAGTTTGGTTGATCATATTATATTGACAAAACATTCGTACAAGTCAATTACATAA